The sequence GTTGCCGTGTCGAGGGGTGCGCGTCGGCGGAAGCGACGGGTCACCGCACTGACGGGGAGGTTGTCCGGATGCACGAGCCGCGAGATTCCGATCCGGGTACGGGGCCGGACGAGCCGGGTGGGATGCCCGGGTGGGCGACTGACGGTGACGGTGCGGTGGGCTACCGCGGTGTGACGGCGTGCCACGCGGTGGGGATCAGCTACCGGCAGTTGGACTACTGGGCGCGGACGTCGCTGGTGGTGCCGGGTGTGCGGGACGCCTCGGGTTCCGGTACGCAGCGGTTGTACTCGTTCCGCGACCTGGTGGTGTTGAAGGTCGTGAAGCGGCTGTTGGACGCCGGCGTGTCGTTGCAGAACATCCGTAGGGCGATCGAGGCGTTGCGCTCGCGTGGGGTGGAGGATCTGGCGGGCATCACGTTGATCTCCGATGGGACGACGGTGTACGAGTGTCGTTCACCCGAGGAGGTGGTCGACCTGTTGCAGGGCGGCCAGGGGGTGTTCGGCATCGCGATCGGCGGCGCGTTCAAGGAGATCCAGGGGTCGTTGTCGCACCTTCCGGCGGAGCCCGCGGGCGGGTCCGTGGTGCAGGAGCCGGAGGCGGCCCCGTCCGGGGCGCAGGTGGGCGAC is a genomic window of Micromonospora tarapacensis containing:
- a CDS encoding MerR family transcriptional regulator, which translates into the protein MHEPRDSDPGTGPDEPGGMPGWATDGDGAVGYRGVTACHAVGISYRQLDYWARTSLVVPGVRDASGSGTQRLYSFRDLVVLKVVKRLLDAGVSLQNIRRAIEALRSRGVEDLAGITLISDGTTVYECRSPEEVVDLLQGGQGVFGIAIGGAFKEIQGSLSHLPAEPAGGSVVQEPEAAPSGAQVGDELAARRARRRAG